A single Mesomycoplasma ovipneumoniae DNA region contains:
- a CDS encoding PTS sugar transporter subunit IIB codes for MNIKCVCGSGLGSSLLLEMNVKFVLDKLNVNYDSVEHTNISSFNSRGVDLVVIGADVAPSLDFDKEKMVILTNILSKEELESKLKIALKLN; via the coding sequence ATGAACATTAAATGCGTTTGTGGTTCAGGATTAGGTTCATCTTTGTTATTAGAGATGAATGTAAAATTTGTCCTTGATAAATTAAATGTCAATTATGACTCAGTTGAACACACTAATATTTCCAGTTTTAATTCCCGCGGGGTTGATTTAGTAGTTATTGGCGCTGATGTTGCCCCAAGTCTTGATTTTGACAAAGAAAAAATGGTAATTTTAACTAACATTTTATCAAAAGAAGAACTTGAATCTAAACTAAAAATAGCCTTAAAACTAAACTAA
- a CDS encoding PTS sugar transporter subunit IIA produces the protein MELFNEKMTKFCKITNWKQAVHEGVRILVENKKATYDLEKAIMEQTAKYGAYYVLEEGVALLHAPVGDYCLEVGSSILVLDQMITFNDQKDKKAKIIITLSAPNSDDHIGLIQEFGLFFGNSDFKKEIYASRTIKEFYQIINKYRGIKNEH, from the coding sequence ATGGAACTTTTTAATGAAAAAATGACTAAATTTTGCAAAATTACAAACTGAAAACAAGCAGTTCATGAGGGCGTAAGGATCTTAGTTGAAAATAAAAAAGCAACTTACGATCTTGAAAAAGCAATCATGGAACAAACCGCAAAATACGGTGCCTATTATGTACTTGAAGAAGGTGTCGCACTTTTGCATGCGCCAGTTGGCGATTATTGTCTAGAAGTTGGAAGTTCAATTTTAGTCTTAGATCAAATGATCACATTTAATGACCAAAAAGATAAAAAAGCAAAAATTATTATTACTTTGTCTGCGCCAAATTCTGATGATCATATTGGCTTAATTCAAGAATTTGGCCTCTTTTTTGGTAATTCAGATTTTAAAAAAGAAATTTATGCTTCTAGAACAATCAAAGAATTTTATCAAATTATAAATAAATACCGAGGTATAAAAAATGAACATTAA
- a CDS encoding ribulose phosphate epimerase: MEYSQSISALNIFKVIKILTKLQNNGLKYAHIDFVDQIYAPNFGLNYQIANYLINLFPNIEFDAHLMCKNSLEKVEKLAQIGFKTIFLPAEQVSKTDFERLNKSYSSINFGLMIQAKQKIEDFSEIISCSNVILLMTIDKIGGVGEPLNQQLLSKIGQIRLINKKIKIYTDGGLRKENWIELEKWKVDVAIGGSIIFSYANFSEFSRLWGKQKNALN; the protein is encoded by the coding sequence GTGGAATACTCACAAAGCATTAGCGCACTTAACATTTTTAAAGTAATTAAAATTTTAACAAAATTGCAAAATAACGGTCTAAAATACGCCCATATTGATTTTGTTGATCAAATTTATGCCCCAAATTTTGGACTAAACTACCAAATTGCAAATTATTTAATAAATTTATTCCCTAATATTGAATTTGATGCACATTTAATGTGCAAAAATTCACTTGAAAAAGTAGAAAAATTAGCTCAAATAGGTTTTAAAACAATTTTTTTACCCGCTGAACAAGTTTCAAAAACTGATTTTGAAAGATTAAATAAGTCTTATTCTAGTATAAATTTTGGTTTAATGATTCAAGCCAAACAAAAAATTGAAGACTTTAGCGAAATAATTTCCTGTTCAAATGTCATTTTATTAATGACAATAGATAAAATTGGCGGAGTTGGCGAGCCATTAAATCAACAACTTCTTTCAAAAATAGGGCAAATTCGCTTAATAAATAAAAAAATTAAAATTTACACTGACGGTGGATTACGCAAGGAAAATTGAATTGAGCTTGAAAAATGAAAAGTTGATGTTGCAATTGGCGGCAGCATAATTTTTTCATATGCAAATTTTTCTGAATTCTCTAGGCTTTGAGGAAAACAAAAAAATGCCCTTAATTAA
- a CDS encoding ZmpA/ZmpB/ZmpC family metallo-endopeptidase has protein sequence MKQFILLKKVSPGLVFLSLSPIVIITACKSEVDKKPTNSKIDEAKNDASKNEISKNDPKNDASRNDNPKNEGKIDADNQEQVIPRQENNSNLENTEQNINVSSIFEDRTFLENKQAEIDSVSLKIHGSKIEFKNINSANLYHFNSQEKYVKLLSVDKLDSDLSNYKIKLDSEDLQKNVWLNVKAVEDQGNYYKFVGEFSQNFINILNNGTVSSTFDLYIPKTKNQLGAITTFEQLISQIRANPSGNFKLANDISAESTEIGQISTSYLENVYFSGRLESIDGKNFTIYDLKKPLFDNLNNATIQNINFKDLKVKSINNSQFAVGAIANSSSGSTVNNVHLFGDVKGPKIVGGIVGVLDNNSIIKNSSFHGNIYSSQSAGGLSGIITRGSSIENSYANINITSKLINSDKIGGIVAELGENSSLKNIVIEGNVLNSGLDEFANSGGLIGLVSTNGTPNSPDNGRVENIYAKINFFNAKPIFGNFYKSSFFDYEKSFKNINFVNNADNESFPWLKIIDENTFNQTAKKWKNLNNENIKLKTLNFSYLKGYQPDFSTAYANFEKLLPFYDRYTIMNYAHKVAKNSSLYSKNLLGFEFYGNQNLVKNLAREKSKVNKLRVYFGDGQKEDYKIDSFSENTNGITDFSFEDNSVKLIAHPNILISEKKNQLVSGLINLLKNINLSDNSIFDTQNNFVDNSPIKEQLFIDQHETEVKNNLENIIDSISNNIDIFDLNDAKFTEFYKKDLEKEKNSIYIGLNYLYRWYSISNIKDKLLYSLGIYGKSNDSLSLLKDIGKLDFINLKANKTANGYHDAFSKYLKPKSVADFIEYNYNLFKEEGQSPDKYFESLTSAYITKVESKSNKSVNKPMIERFKQEDQANKLLPLLTVKDENALWFIFTTNSNISGLFSKYGYSNDLLKTQVKQFAESAQGYYDVLYRILNEKSKKTMENYIVDVYDSFASKTDAGVKAYSLPLDHWLSLGNKNYAAFVPEGNKKLMYFDGTKLLTQHAKSVFSHESTHTFDNDILLDGYGKRFGHRAESFAKGMFQAPFNGNNGDLAFNFIEKYEGQLVRNSSPERFSNLADLEKYYKNLFDLIYVLDLAEAEAIIAKKSNTSDYRKIQLGSGGFTRNDTLSRVGSSEFNSVNSIDDLVDKNIVGANVGGTGTSFGHNNYYTVNFFRPYFGILENTEGVSGGLNFRRVAFELLAEKGYYGGMIPYISAKSNKQTNVPEGLVKGSDTHVLKMIFGDKYKSFSDFKKDMYKQRKDKLNKLKPFSFDFSSKKYEIKSFDDLKKVFIENIENSDLIATIRVIIHVEINKKTNEYRQSIFDE, from the coding sequence ATGAAGCAATTTATTTTACTAAAAAAAGTTAGTCCTGGTTTAGTTTTCCTGTCATTATCACCAATAGTTATTATCACGGCTTGTAAAAGTGAGGTGGATAAAAAACCTACTAATTCTAAGATTGATGAAGCTAAAAATGATGCTTCTAAGAATGAAATTTCTAAGAATGATCCTAAAAATGATGCTTCTAGGAATGATAATCCTAAAAATGAAGGTAAAATTGACGCCGATAATCAAGAACAAGTTATTCCAAGGCAAGAAAATAATTCAAATTTAGAAAATACAGAACAAAATATTAATGTTTCTTCTATTTTTGAAGATAGAACCTTTTTAGAAAACAAGCAAGCTGAAATTGATAGTGTTTCTTTAAAAATACATGGATCAAAAATTGAATTTAAAAATATAAATTCTGCAAATTTATACCATTTTAACAGTCAAGAAAAATATGTAAAGTTACTTTCAGTTGATAAATTAGATTCTGATTTAAGCAACTATAAAATCAAATTAGATTCAGAAGATTTGCAAAAAAATGTCTGATTGAATGTAAAAGCTGTTGAAGATCAAGGCAATTATTATAAATTTGTTGGTGAATTTAGCCAAAATTTCATAAATATTTTGAATAATGGTACTGTTAGTTCTACTTTTGATCTTTATATTCCTAAAACCAAAAATCAATTAGGTGCAATCACGACTTTTGAACAATTAATTAGTCAAATTCGCGCAAATCCCTCAGGGAATTTTAAATTAGCAAATGATATTTCTGCTGAAAGTACAGAAATAGGCCAGATTTCTACATCATATTTAGAAAATGTTTATTTTTCTGGAAGACTAGAAAGTATTGATGGCAAAAATTTTACTATTTATGATTTAAAAAAGCCACTTTTTGACAATTTAAATAATGCTACAATCCAAAATATTAATTTTAAAGATCTCAAAGTCAAGTCAATAAATAATTCACAATTTGCAGTTGGGGCCATTGCAAATTCTTCATCGGGTTCAACAGTTAATAACGTTCATCTTTTTGGCGATGTTAAAGGCCCAAAAATCGTAGGCGGAATTGTTGGTGTGCTAGATAATAATTCTATTATTAAAAACTCAAGTTTTCATGGAAATATTTATTCTTCCCAATCTGCAGGCGGTCTTAGTGGAATAATAACAAGAGGAAGTTCAATTGAGAATTCTTATGCAAATATAAACATCACCTCTAAACTAATAAATTCCGATAAAATTGGCGGAATTGTTGCTGAATTAGGAGAGAATTCGTCATTAAAAAACATTGTAATTGAAGGAAATGTTTTAAATAGTGGTCTTGATGAATTTGCTAATTCTGGCGGATTAATTGGTTTGGTGTCCACAAACGGAACGCCAAATTCCCCTGATAATGGAAGAGTTGAAAATATTTATGCAAAGATAAATTTTTTTAATGCAAAGCCAATTTTTGGTAACTTTTATAAGTCAAGTTTTTTTGACTATGAAAAGTCGTTTAAAAATATAAATTTTGTTAATAATGCTGATAATGAAAGTTTTCCTTGACTCAAAATAATAGATGAAAATACTTTTAATCAAACAGCAAAAAAATGGAAAAATTTAAATAATGAAAATATTAAGCTAAAAACTTTAAATTTTTCCTATTTAAAAGGATATCAGCCTGATTTTAGCACTGCTTATGCAAATTTTGAAAAACTTTTGCCATTTTATGATCGTTACACAATTATGAATTATGCACATAAAGTGGCTAAAAATTCTAGCCTTTACAGCAAAAATTTGCTTGGATTTGAATTTTATGGAAATCAAAATTTAGTAAAAAATCTTGCCCGTGAAAAATCAAAGGTAAACAAACTAAGAGTTTATTTTGGCGATGGCCAAAAAGAAGATTACAAAATAGACAGTTTTAGTGAAAACACTAATGGAATCACTGACTTTTCTTTTGAAGATAACAGTGTTAAATTAATTGCTCATCCAAATATTTTAATATCTGAGAAGAAAAATCAATTAGTTTCTGGTTTAATAAATCTTTTAAAAAATATTAATTTATCTGATAATTCAATTTTTGATACTCAAAATAATTTTGTTGATAACAGTCCGATAAAAGAACAACTTTTTATTGACCAACATGAGACTGAAGTTAAAAATAATCTCGAAAATATAATTGATTCAATCTCAAATAATATTGATATTTTTGATCTAAATGATGCTAAATTTACTGAATTTTATAAAAAAGATTTAGAAAAGGAAAAAAATTCTATCTATATTGGTCTAAATTATTTGTACCGTTGATACTCAATTTCGAATATTAAAGATAAATTATTGTACTCACTAGGAATTTATGGAAAATCAAATGATAGCCTATCTTTGTTAAAAGACATCGGAAAATTGGACTTTATTAATCTAAAAGCCAATAAAACTGCAAATGGTTATCACGATGCTTTTTCAAAATATTTAAAACCAAAATCAGTTGCCGATTTTATTGAATATAACTATAATTTATTCAAGGAAGAAGGCCAAAGTCCCGACAAATATTTTGAATCACTGACAAGTGCATATATAACAAAAGTTGAGAGCAAATCAAATAAATCAGTAAATAAGCCAATGATTGAAAGATTTAAACAAGAAGATCAAGCTAATAAACTTTTGCCACTTTTGACTGTAAAAGACGAAAATGCTCTTTGATTTATTTTTACAACAAACAGCAATATTTCAGGACTATTTTCCAAATATGGTTATTCAAACGACTTATTAAAGACACAAGTCAAACAATTTGCTGAATCAGCTCAGGGCTACTATGATGTTTTATACCGAATTTTAAATGAAAAATCGAAAAAAACTATGGAAAATTACATAGTTGATGTTTATGATAGCTTTGCTTCAAAAACTGATGCTGGCGTTAAGGCTTATTCTCTGCCTCTTGATCATTGATTATCATTAGGGAATAAGAATTATGCCGCTTTTGTTCCTGAAGGTAATAAAAAACTTATGTATTTTGATGGGACAAAACTATTAACACAACACGCAAAATCAGTATTTTCACATGAAAGTACTCATACTTTTGATAACGATATTTTGCTCGATGGGTATGGCAAAAGATTTGGTCATCGTGCTGAATCTTTTGCCAAAGGAATGTTTCAGGCGCCTTTTAACGGTAATAATGGAGATTTAGCCTTTAATTTTATTGAAAAATACGAAGGGCAACTAGTCCGTAATTCAAGTCCAGAAAGATTTAGTAATTTAGCTGATTTGGAAAAATACTATAAAAATTTGTTTGACTTAATTTATGTTTTAGACTTAGCAGAGGCTGAGGCAATAATTGCCAAAAAGTCAAACACAAGTGATTATAGAAAAATCCAACTTGGAAGTGGCGGTTTTACAAGAAATGATACTTTATCTAGAGTTGGAAGTTCTGAATTTAATTCTGTAAATTCAATTGATGATTTAGTTGACAAAAATATTGTTGGTGCGAATGTTGGAGGGACAGGAACATCATTTGGGCATAATAATTACTATACTGTAAATTTCTTTAGACCATATTTTGGAATACTTGAAAATACAGAAGGGGTCTCTGGTGGGCTCAATTTTAGAAGGGTAGCTTTTGAACTTCTTGCCGAAAAAGGTTATTATGGTGGAATGATCCCTTATATTTCTGCCAAATCAAATAAACAAACTAATGTGCCAGAAGGACTTGTCAAAGGTAGTGATACACATGTTTTAAAAATGATTTTCGGTGATAAATACAAATCTTTTAGTGATTTTAAAAAAGATATGTACAAACAAAGAAAGGATAAACTCAATAAATTAAAGCCATTTAGTTTTGATTTTAGTAGTAAAAAGTACGAAATAAAATCTTTTGACGACTTAAAAAAAGTTTTTATTGAAAATATTGAAAATTCTGATCTAATAGCTACAATAAGAGTTATTATTCATGTTGAAATTAATAAGAAAACTAATGAGTATCGTCAATCAATATTTGATGAATAA